From the Garra rufa chromosome 17, GarRuf1.0, whole genome shotgun sequence genome, one window contains:
- the rims2b gene encoding regulating synaptic membrane exocytosis protein 4 isoform X23 has product MGRQGQDGSAALPGMRMQRSPSRLSLSASFEALAVYFPCMNSFDKADGEEGKKKKPVRLAIQRSVETGLAVEMKSRMTRQPSREAADDGEKAKPGNLIFPGVKISSDSQFTEFLDGLGPAQLAGRQTLATPPMGDIQIGMVHRKERLDVEVIRARGLVGKPGNKQTPAPYVKVYLLDNGKCINKKKTRTARKTLDPLYQQQLQFEENPEGKVLQIIVWGDYGRMDHKSFMGAAQILLDDLELTNMVIGWYKLFPPTSLVDPTLAPLSSKPPDSGLDSSNVRS; this is encoded by the exons ATGGGCAGACAAGGGCAGGATGGCAGCGCCGCTCTCCCTGGCATGCGAATGCAGCGCTCACCGAGCCGGCTTAGCCTGTCTGCTTCCTTCGAGGCGCTGGCAGTCTACTTCCCCTGCATGAACTCCTTTGACAAGGCAGACGGAG AGGAGGGTAAGAAGAAGAAGCCTGTGCGTCTGGCAATCCAGCGGAGCGTGGAGACTGGTTTAGCCGTGGAGATGAAGAGCAGGATGACACGGCAGCCCAGCCGAGAGGCCGCAGATGATGGTGAAAAGGCAAAACCTGGGAA TCTAATCTTTCCTGGAGTGAAGATCTCTTCAGACAGCCAGTTCACTGAGTTTTTGGATGGTCTCGGCCCCGCCCAGCTGGCAGGGAGACAAACACTGGCTACGCCTCCAATGG GTGACATCCAGATTGGTATGGTGCACAGGAAGGAGAGGCTGGATGTTGAAGTCATCCGGGCTCGAGGCTTGGTGGGCAAACCAGGGAACAAACAGACGCCAG CACCTTATGTAAAAGTATACCTGCTGGACAACGGGAAGTGCATCAACAAAAAGAAAACACGGACAGCTAGAAAAACGCTGGATCCTCTTTATCAACAACAGCTTCAGTTTGAGGAGAATCCTGAGGGGAAGGTTTTACAG ATCATTGTTTGGGGGGACTATGGACGCATGGACCACAAATCCTTCATGGGAGCTGCCCAGATCCTCTTAGACGATTTGGAGCTGACCAACATGGTGATTGGCTGGTACAAGCTCTTCCCTCCCACCTCATTAGTAGACCCAACATTGGCACCTTTAAGTAGTAAACCTCCAGATTCAGGCCTGGACAGTTCCAACGTTCGGTCGTAG